The Apium graveolens cultivar Ventura chromosome 6, ASM990537v1, whole genome shotgun sequence genome contains a region encoding:
- the LOC141665980 gene encoding uncharacterized protein LOC141665980 has translation MGSPCRRTHIDKKKRDFGKSALIIFLKKGKTKMLTSVLLAATNNTILDIGPQDQVCKFCGAFVWAVEFTGTHVGTGPKAYSICCAKGKVQLPLLKETPPELKQLLTSTIMREINVNESINNGSGLYVFRVNDHVYHSIGSLVPPDGRTPKFAQFYMYDGQEPLSEQTPVRLRLLERSTDGRFVNLIGRNDYEFAGLAVDNNLVNRRDIVVEYKRGGLQRITGIHLCFMSLQYPLLFTHREDGYILGIKHRNVNNANQDNDKTVSMREIQAFRLQCRASEGHTLLLGGRLFLQYVVDSWHGDVSATEVGKRIVLPSNFTGGFRYMQQNFQNSLAICKEYGHPDLFVTFTCNLKWVEIQRALVAAGSTTASVRPDFVARVFKLKLDAMMSDFMKKDVVAVYTIEFQKCGLPHAYIVLWLAEGDKLVFTEDIDHIISAKLPDKENDHVGYQVVSQFIMHDPYGESDYIFNLFHGHVVPYNRGLLVKYQAHINVERCNRSQSIKYLFKYIGKGPDKVIAVMERTDSRYNGPTVAAYTSQEVYAHPASGERFYLRLLLNVIVGAKTFDEIRTVDGIVYPINKEACFHRGLLESDKEWHVALDDASHYATSPQLRELFVTRLIFYEVSNPAELWEKHRNTLADDIQYTQRRLLQLPTLVINDHDKQALALEGINNLLKQHGKTLTDFPELPQLDTAVTYKYGNQLLLEELMYDCHALQIEATKRTTYLNQMQRLIFDKVIQSVALNSGDFYFIYGHGGTGKTFLWSTILCKLRSEGLIVLAVASSGIASLLIECGRTTHSRVRIPTDINEVSTCEIKKNTHIAELICKTSLIIWDEALMTHCYVYEAVDRSFRKIRRTVNPNADPLPFGGITMLMGGDFRKTLHVVLGSRRYCGCKYKQILSLARMQGIHAHRKYACRAKCTFGIN, from the exons ATGGGGTCCCCTTGCCGTCGTACACACATTGACAAGAAGAAAAGGGACTTTGGCAAGTCTGCCttgataatttttcttaaaaaGGGTAAAACTAAAATGCTTACGAGTGTCCTTCTTGCAGCTACCAACAACACAATACTGGATATCGGACCACAAGATCAGGTGTGCAAGTTCTGTGGCGCTTTTGTATGGGCAGTAGAATTTACTGGTACACACGTGGGCACGGGTCCTAAGGCTTACTCTATCTGTTGTGCTAAGGGAAAAGTGCAGCTCCCCTTACTAAAGGAGACACCACCTGAACTAAAACAACTTCTCACAAGCACTATTATGAGGGAAATAAA TGTGAATGAGAGTATAAACAACGGATCAGGACTATATGTGTTTCGCGTCAATGACCATGTATATCATAGTATTGGTTCTTTAGTTCCACCTGATGGCCGCACACCTAAATTTGCCCAGTTCTACATGTACGATGGACAAGAG CCTTTATCTGAACAAACACCCGTTCGGCTTCGGCTTCTCGAAAGGTCTACTGATGGGCGTTTTGTAAACCTCATAGGAAGAAATGATTATGAATTTGCAGGCCTTGCAGTGGACAACAACCTAGTCAACCGCAGGGATATAGTGGTTGAGTACAAACGAGGAGGCCTACAAAGAATAACCGGAATACATCTGTGTTTTATGTCATTGCAATACCCTCTGCTCTTCACTCACAGGGAAGATGGCTATATCCTGGGTATTAAACATCGTAATGTTAACAATGCGAATCAGGACAATGACAAGACTGTCAGCATGCGAGAAATCCAGGCATTCAGACTGCAGTGTCGTGCTAGCGAGGGGCACACTCTTTTATTAGGGGGGAGACTATTTTTACAATATGTGGTTGACTCCTG GCATGGAGACGTCTCGGCCACTGAAGTCGGCAAGCGTATAGTGCTACCATCAAACTTTACAGGCGGTTTTAGGTATATGCaacaaaattttcaaaactcgTTGGCTATCTGCAAGGAATATGGCCACCCTGATTTGTTTGTGACTTTCACTTGCAATCTAAAATGGGTAGAAATACAGCGCGCGCTTGTAGCAGCAGGTAGTACAACTGCATCTGTGCGACCAGACTTTGTTGCACGAGTGTTCAAGCTTAAACTGGATGCCATGATGTCTGATTTCATGAAAAAGGATGTG GTAGCTGTGTACACAATAGAATTTCAAAAGTGCGGCCTCCCGCATGCATATATTGTTCTATGGCTGGCTGAAGGTGACAAACTCGTGTTTACGGAAGATATCGATCACATTATTAGCGCTAAACTCCCTGATAAAGAAAATGATCATGTCGGATACCAAGTAGTCTCTCAATTTATTATGCACGACCCATATGGTGAG TCGGATTACATTTTTAATCTGTTTCACGGGCATGTGGTTCCTTACAATCGGGGATTACTTGTCAAGTATCAAGCACATATCAATGTGGAACGGTGCAATCGATCACAATCAATCAAGTACTTATTTAAATATATTGGCAAAGGTCCTGATAAAGTTATCGCGGTCATGGAACGCACTGACAGCCGATATAATGGCCCAACAGTGGCGGCATACACATCACAAGAA GTTTATGCTCACCCAGCCAGCGGCGAGAGATTTTATTTGCGCCTGCTTCTGAATGTCATTGTTGGTGCAAAAACTTTTGATGAGATACGCACCGTTGATGGTATAGTGTACCCAATAAACAAAGAGGCGTGCTTTCACAGGGGTTTACTTGAATCTGATAAAGAGTGGCACGTGGCTTTAGATGATGCCTCTCATTATGCAACATCACCACAACTTAGGGAATTGTTTGTAACAAGATTGATTTTTTATGAAGTAAGCAATCCAGCAGAGTTATGGGAAAAGCACCGGAACACTTTAGCTGATGATATTCAGTACACACAAAGAAGATTGTTGCAATTGCCCACGCTTGTCATTAATGATCACGATAAACAAGCACTAGCTCTGGAAGGTATTAATAATTTACTCAAACAGCATGGAAAGACGTTGACCGATTTCCCAGAACTCCCACAGTTAGACACGGCTGTAACGTATAAGTATGGGAACCAACTCTTACTGGAAGAATTGATGTATGATTGTCATGCACTACAAATTGAAGCAACAAAGCGAACCACATATCTTAACCAAATGCAGCGCCTGATATTTGACAAAGTTATCCAATCTGTTGCTTTAAATTCAGGAGACTTCTATTTCATTTATGGCCATGGTGGTACAGGCAAGACTTTCTTATGGTCTACCATACTGTGCAAACTCCGGAGTGAAGGTCTCATCGTCTTAGCTGTTGCATCATCGGGGATAGCTTCTCTCCTAATAGAGTGTGGAAGAACAACTCATTCCAGAGTCAGGATACCTACTGACATAAATGAGGTCAGCACATGTGAAATTAAAAAGAACACAcatattgctgaattaatatGCAAAACAAGCCTCATCATTTGGGATGAGGCTCTAATGACCCACTGCTATGTGTATGAGGCCGTTGATCGGAGCTTCCGTAAGATTCGCCGAACTGTAAATCCAAATGCTGACCCGCTGCCTTTTGGCGGCATCACCATGCTCATGGGTGGAGATTTCCGAAAAACTTTACATGTTGTACTAGGGTCGCGAAGGTATTGTGGCTGCAAGTATAAGCAAATCTTATCTTTGGCGAGAATGCAAGGTATACACGCTCACCGTAAATATGCGTGTCGAGCAAAATGTACCTTTGGTATCAATTGA